GTGATCCAGAAGATGACCGACGAGCAGTGGTACGCGATCCTCGACTGCCACATGACCGCGCCGTTCCGCATCCTGCGCGCCGCGTACCCGCACGTGAAGGCGCTGCACGCGGCCGATGTGGCCGAGGGGCGCGAGGTGTATCGCAAGATCGTGAATATTTCGTCGGTGTCGGCACTCAACGGCAACGCCGGGCAGATGAACTACTCGTCCGCGAAGGCGGGTGTGATCGGTATGACGCGCGCACTCGCGCGCGAATGGGGGCGCTTCAACGTCAATGTCAATGCGGTGGCGTTCGGCCTGATTCACACGCGCATGACGAGCGCCGACGCGAAAGCGGGTGCGACGGTGAGCATCGAAGGGCGCGAGATCCGCGTGGGCCTGAACCCCGAGATGCTCAAGACGCATGCGCAGCGCAATCCGCTCGGCCGGGGCGGCACGCCCGAAGAAGCGGCGGGCGGCGTGTATCTGTTCTGCTCGCCCGAGTCGAACTACATCACCGGCCAGACGGTCGCGGTAGCGGGCAATCTTCAGTAAAACGAAGCCGCGACCTGCTCGCACCGGGAAACCCGCCGACGCGCGGGTTTTCTTTTTTCGCGGCCTGGGTGCCCTCCGGGTGGTCTATTCGGCGGCCGTATCGAGGCCGATGCCGCGCGCCATGCCCGTCGCCGCGAACACCATGACGACGAGCAGCACCGTCTGCCAGCCGCCGATGCGTGCA
The Paraburkholderia acidiphila genome window above contains:
- a CDS encoding SDR family NAD(P)-dependent oxidoreductase encodes the protein MGKLDGKVALVTGSGRGIGRAIVEKLASEGARIVVNDLDADPAHETVEVLRKAGAEAVACVGNVTAPDFAERFINTAMSTFKGIDIIVNNAGYTWDDVIQKMTDEQWYAILDCHMTAPFRILRAAYPHVKALHAADVAEGREVYRKIVNISSVSALNGNAGQMNYSSAKAGVIGMTRALAREWGRFNVNVNAVAFGLIHTRMTSADAKAGATVSIEGREIRVGLNPEMLKTHAQRNPLGRGGTPEEAAGGVYLFCSPESNYITGQTVAVAGNLQ